The Acidicapsa acidisoli genome contains a region encoding:
- a CDS encoding ABC transporter permease, translating to MLADLRDALRQLRKAPGFAATAVITLALGIGATTAIFTLVHQVMLKSLPVAKPDELWRIGDKIRCCNWGGYTQGEDGDFALFSWEAYKNFRDHTPEFVELAALQAGNAPLGVRRAGALTQVDTRNGQFVSGNFFRTLGVQPWIGRLMTDADDHEGAPLVAVMSYRVWQEKYGSDPSVVGASYQINGHAFTVIGVGPPGFYGAKLAGWGMPDFWLPITSENELVGSVSRLKRANENYLDLLGRVRPGVNPQSLEAKLRVEFHDWLASHVSDMEPGEKQLWQQQTLHLIPGGAGVAAMRDEYKDGLKLLLIAAGCVLLVACGNLANLMLARGLKDRAQISIRIALGASRMRLVRKALVESVLLAMIGGALGITVAYAGTRLILYLAFEIGGPNNYVPVSPAPSWPVLFFTLGVSILTGIIFGTAPAWMTSHSDPVEALRGANRSVGGGSSWAQKSLVVAQAAMSLVLLSAAALLAQSLRNLEHQNFGFETEGRYVASINPTLSNYKPEQMEPLYRRIDDQIKQIPGVRMVAPVLYAPMSGDSWNEGIRIAGRPEPAPKEDTGAGWARVVSGFFETIGSKVVLGRSFTEEDTATTRNVAVINEAFAKRFFKDQNPIGQHFGMNRIKYAGTYEIVGVVKDIRYMTYDYKDPIRPMFWVPETQTVQYDDPEFAEGDKWSHFLYNIVIWAPGNPPGMEEKVRKALASVDSNLVLYSVDSYSKIVSGDFQQQNMIATLTSLFGALGLVLAAVGLYGVMAYAVEQRTSEIGLRMALGAGRGDVIRMVLRGAFWQIGLGLGLGIPLALLAGKLMKDQLFGVKPGDPVMLAAATALLIAAALLASVVPARRAAGVDPMVALRNE from the coding sequence ATGCTGGCGGATCTGCGCGATGCACTACGGCAATTGCGGAAGGCACCTGGGTTTGCGGCAACAGCGGTGATCACCCTGGCTCTGGGGATCGGAGCCACGACAGCCATCTTTACGCTGGTGCACCAAGTCATGCTGAAGTCGCTGCCAGTGGCCAAGCCCGACGAGTTGTGGCGGATCGGCGATAAGATCCGTTGTTGCAACTGGGGCGGCTACACGCAGGGCGAAGACGGAGACTTCGCACTCTTCTCCTGGGAGGCGTACAAGAATTTCCGCGACCACACACCGGAGTTTGTCGAGTTGGCTGCGCTTCAGGCAGGCAACGCCCCGCTGGGTGTTCGTAGAGCTGGCGCTCTGACGCAGGTGGACACGCGCAACGGGCAGTTTGTCTCTGGAAATTTCTTCCGCACGCTGGGCGTGCAGCCCTGGATCGGCCGATTGATGACGGACGCTGACGATCATGAAGGCGCTCCGCTGGTCGCGGTGATGAGCTACCGCGTTTGGCAGGAGAAGTATGGTTCCGATCCATCGGTGGTCGGCGCGAGTTACCAGATCAATGGGCATGCGTTTACAGTGATCGGCGTCGGGCCGCCGGGATTTTATGGCGCCAAGCTGGCGGGCTGGGGCATGCCGGATTTCTGGCTGCCGATCACTTCCGAAAATGAGCTTGTAGGGTCTGTCTCGCGGCTCAAGCGCGCGAATGAAAACTATCTGGACCTGCTTGGAAGGGTGCGTCCGGGTGTGAATCCACAATCCCTGGAAGCAAAGCTCAGAGTGGAATTCCACGACTGGCTGGCAAGCCATGTCTCCGATATGGAGCCGGGGGAAAAGCAGCTTTGGCAGCAGCAGACACTGCACCTGATTCCTGGCGGCGCGGGTGTGGCCGCCATGCGGGATGAGTATAAGGATGGCCTCAAACTTCTGTTGATCGCGGCCGGATGCGTGCTGCTGGTAGCCTGCGGCAACCTGGCGAATCTGATGCTCGCACGCGGATTGAAGGACCGCGCTCAGATCTCGATTCGCATCGCGCTGGGAGCTTCGCGGATGCGTCTGGTGCGCAAGGCCCTGGTCGAGAGCGTTCTGCTTGCGATGATCGGCGGTGCTCTGGGAATCACTGTGGCCTATGCCGGAACGCGGCTGATTTTGTATCTGGCATTCGAGATCGGCGGACCGAACAACTATGTGCCGGTCAGCCCTGCTCCGTCGTGGCCGGTGCTGTTCTTCACCCTCGGCGTTTCGATCCTGACGGGAATCATCTTTGGGACGGCTCCGGCGTGGATGACGTCGCATTCCGATCCAGTGGAGGCCCTGCGCGGAGCGAACCGCTCGGTTGGCGGAGGCAGCTCGTGGGCGCAGAAATCGCTGGTGGTGGCGCAGGCGGCAATGTCTCTCGTGCTGCTCTCGGCTGCTGCACTGCTTGCGCAGAGTCTGCGCAACCTGGAGCACCAGAATTTCGGTTTTGAGACCGAAGGCCGTTATGTCGCTTCGATCAATCCAACCTTAAGCAACTACAAACCCGAGCAGATGGAGCCTCTGTATCGCCGGATCGACGACCAGATAAAACAGATTCCCGGCGTGCGGATGGTGGCGCCGGTGCTCTACGCGCCGATGTCCGGCGATAGCTGGAACGAAGGGATTCGTATCGCGGGAAGGCCGGAGCCGGCGCCGAAAGAGGATACGGGTGCAGGCTGGGCGCGAGTCGTATCTGGTTTTTTTGAAACCATTGGCTCCAAGGTGGTGCTCGGCCGGTCCTTCACTGAGGAAGATACGGCAACGACGCGGAATGTTGCAGTAATCAACGAAGCGTTCGCCAAGCGGTTTTTCAAAGATCAGAACCCTATCGGGCAGCATTTCGGCATGAACAGAATCAAGTATGCCGGAACCTATGAAATCGTCGGCGTCGTGAAGGACATCCGGTATATGACCTACGATTACAAGGACCCGATCCGGCCCATGTTCTGGGTGCCCGAAACGCAAACGGTGCAGTACGACGATCCGGAATTTGCAGAGGGCGACAAGTGGTCGCACTTTCTCTATAACATCGTGATCTGGGCGCCCGGCAATCCTCCAGGCATGGAAGAGAAGGTGCGCAAGGCGTTGGCCAGTGTCGACTCGAATCTCGTGCTTTATAGCGTTGACTCATACAGCAAGATCGTCAGCGGCGACTTCCAGCAGCAGAACATGATTGCCACTCTAACCAGTCTTTTCGGAGCCCTTGGCCTGGTACTGGCGGCTGTTGGACTCTATGGAGTGATGGCGTACGCAGTAGAACAACGCACCAGCGAGATCGGCCTGAGGATGGCGCTCGGCGCGGGCCGTGGAGATGTAATCAGGATGGTGCTTCGGGGCGCATTCTGGCAGATTGGCCTTGGCCTCGGCCTCGGGATTCCGCTGGCGCTCCTGGCTGGGAAGCTGATGAAGGATCAACTATTCGGCGTAAAACCAGGGGATCCGGTTATGCTGGCCGCCGCAACCGCGTTGCTCATCGCGGCTGCGCTGCTGGCGTCTGTGGTGCCGGCACGGCGCGCCGCTGGAGTCGATCCGATGGTGGCGCTGCGAAACGAGTAA
- a CDS encoding SDR family NAD(P)-dependent oxidoreductase, giving the protein MAGRERVAVVTGGAQGIGRRTAELLAERGFHIAIFDLQEPKATVQAIETQGGRAFWFAGDVAREEIVEEFARQVFERYQQVNVLVNNAGISLIRPAEETTASEYRRVMEVNLVAPFLLARVFGRKMLEARSGSIINVASIAGLVAVADRAAYNASKHGLVGLTRTLAAEWGGRGVRVNAVCPGWVKTEMDAADQTGGSYTDADIMQRVPMGRFARPEDIARAIAFLADDAESGFVNGQTLTVDGGWSSDGSWESVRLRKR; this is encoded by the coding sequence ATGGCGGGTCGGGAACGGGTAGCGGTTGTGACGGGCGGTGCGCAGGGGATCGGGAGGCGAACCGCGGAGTTGCTGGCGGAGCGCGGATTTCACATTGCGATTTTCGATCTGCAAGAGCCGAAGGCGACGGTGCAGGCGATCGAGACGCAGGGCGGGAGAGCGTTCTGGTTCGCGGGCGACGTGGCGCGGGAAGAGATCGTCGAGGAGTTTGCACGGCAAGTCTTCGAGCGGTATCAGCAGGTTAACGTTCTGGTGAACAATGCCGGGATCAGCCTGATTCGCCCTGCTGAAGAGACCACGGCGAGCGAGTATCGGCGGGTGATGGAGGTGAATCTCGTCGCGCCATTTCTACTCGCACGGGTGTTCGGGCGAAAGATGCTGGAGGCGCGGAGCGGGTCGATTATCAATGTTGCATCGATTGCCGGGCTGGTAGCGGTCGCGGATCGGGCCGCATACAACGCATCGAAGCACGGACTGGTTGGCCTGACTCGAACGCTGGCCGCGGAGTGGGGCGGGCGCGGGGTGCGCGTGAACGCCGTTTGTCCGGGATGGGTGAAGACGGAGATGGATGCCGCCGATCAGACGGGTGGGAGCTATACCGATGCTGATATTATGCAGCGGGTGCCAATGGGACGCTTCGCGAGGCCGGAAGATATAGCGCGGGCGATTGCGTTTTTGGCGGACGATGCGGAGAGCGGCTTTGTGAACGGCCAAACGCTCACCGTTGATGGGGGATGGTCATCCGATGGAAGCTGGGAGTCGGTTCGGCTGAGGAAGCGATGA
- a CDS encoding alpha/beta hydrolase family protein → MKGSIYLQLAYFTAIATMYTAIALGQNSQTTTQPLNPTRENAPPAEAFRVLSSSELQDRQITPYLAYQTALAWNQDELRRDRWSQVKSASDLLQLRAELRRSVLDMIGGLPAKKTDLHATITGTIAANGFHIEKLVYQSLPGFYVTALVYVPENNDKVHPAILVPAGHSPVGKAHYQALCQRLVLRGYLVISWDPVGQGERSQFWDAKEKKSRYNLICAEHAVMGNLAYLAGANLARWEIWDGIRAVDYLLTRSDVDGERINITGTSGGGFQTALIGALDERIKVVIPSCYITALPMRVENRIFADPDSDPEQDLFGFLSKGVDDAGILLMMYPRPVMVATATLDYFPVQGARKSYSEVSAFYKRFGYADRIAFVESYNGHEYSVANQETALGFLDRFNKMPVRHGLPPVTTFSDADLQVSRSGQVTVDFPEGYTLPHFIAAHSDEASLRNSKTLRELYRSERDPDVDSWTVSRYAGYSPPRELRWEAVGSRTAGAVQIDRYVLHHSSYLEMPLLHFHLNDNHPKGAILWFSLDGKASEKDWPQISKLLQDGYEVFSFDFRGLGETRMNYRAVSSDAPDLAQDNFDAAYVNPLASVLADYVYNSLLTGRPYFFEMMDDLKIAELFVRSRNSHSNREPVTLAATGEARSLATLFKEIDPQVTILPSDARSDLIWSKLVAEGQEQWPIAFLMPYGATVKTESKTEPR, encoded by the coding sequence TTGAAGGGTTCGATTTATTTACAGCTGGCTTACTTTACTGCAATTGCAACGATGTACACTGCAATAGCTTTGGGACAAAATTCTCAGACAACTACCCAACCTCTGAATCCGACGCGCGAAAATGCGCCGCCTGCTGAAGCATTTCGCGTATTGTCTTCGTCTGAACTGCAAGATCGACAGATTACGCCTTATCTTGCATACCAAACCGCACTCGCGTGGAATCAGGATGAACTTCGTCGGGACCGCTGGTCGCAGGTGAAGAGCGCAAGCGATCTTCTGCAATTACGCGCAGAGCTAAGAAGATCTGTGCTGGATATGATTGGTGGTCTTCCCGCAAAGAAAACAGACTTGCATGCGACCATTACTGGCACAATCGCAGCCAATGGATTTCATATAGAGAAGCTCGTCTATCAGAGCCTCCCTGGCTTCTATGTGACGGCGCTGGTGTATGTACCGGAGAATAATGACAAGGTGCATCCCGCTATCTTGGTCCCTGCCGGACATTCTCCAGTCGGAAAAGCGCACTATCAAGCCCTCTGTCAGAGGCTTGTCTTACGCGGCTATCTCGTTATTAGTTGGGACCCGGTCGGACAGGGCGAACGAAGCCAATTTTGGGATGCAAAGGAAAAGAAGAGCCGTTACAACCTGATTTGCGCGGAACATGCGGTCATGGGAAATCTCGCATACCTGGCCGGGGCGAATCTGGCTCGGTGGGAAATCTGGGATGGTATTCGCGCTGTGGACTATCTGCTCACCCGCTCAGACGTCGACGGTGAAAGAATCAATATAACTGGAACGAGCGGCGGCGGTTTCCAGACGGCGTTAATCGGTGCACTGGATGAGCGGATCAAAGTTGTTATTCCTTCGTGCTACATCACTGCGCTTCCTATGCGGGTTGAGAATCGAATCTTTGCCGATCCCGACAGCGATCCGGAACAGGATCTCTTCGGATTCCTATCGAAGGGGGTGGATGACGCGGGGATCTTATTGATGATGTATCCGAGACCCGTAATGGTGGCGACCGCTACCCTGGACTACTTCCCGGTGCAGGGTGCCCGCAAATCATATTCTGAAGTTAGCGCCTTCTACAAACGCTTTGGATATGCTGATCGAATTGCGTTTGTTGAGAGCTACAATGGGCACGAGTATTCTGTAGCAAATCAAGAAACAGCGTTGGGTTTCCTTGACCGCTTCAATAAAATGCCGGTGCGGCACGGTCTTCCTCCTGTCACTACATTCTCAGACGCCGATCTCCAGGTGAGTAGAAGCGGCCAGGTCACAGTTGACTTTCCTGAGGGTTACACGCTCCCGCATTTCATAGCGGCGCATTCCGATGAAGCCTCACTTCGAAACAGCAAGACACTGCGTGAACTATACCGGAGTGAACGGGACCCGGATGTCGACTCCTGGACAGTAAGCCGATACGCCGGTTACTCCCCGCCGAGAGAACTGCGTTGGGAGGCTGTTGGGAGTAGAACGGCTGGGGCCGTGCAAATTGACCGCTACGTGCTTCATCATAGCTCTTATCTGGAGATGCCGCTTCTTCACTTTCACCTTAACGACAATCATCCCAAAGGAGCAATTCTCTGGTTTAGCCTTGACGGCAAAGCCTCGGAAAAGGACTGGCCTCAGATATCCAAACTACTGCAAGACGGCTATGAGGTGTTTTCATTCGACTTTCGCGGCCTAGGCGAAACCCGGATGAATTATCGCGCGGTATCCTCCGATGCTCCCGACTTAGCACAAGATAACTTCGACGCGGCTTATGTCAACCCTCTAGCGAGTGTGCTCGCGGATTATGTTTATAATTCGTTGCTTACTGGCCGGCCATATTTCTTTGAGATGATGGACGATCTTAAGATCGCTGAACTCTTTGTACGTAGCCGGAACTCACATTCAAATCGGGAACCTGTGACACTCGCTGCAACCGGCGAAGCACGCAGCCTGGCAACTCTCTTCAAGGAAATAGATCCGCAAGTGACAATACTGCCGTCAGATGCCAGATCGGATCTGATTTGGTCCAAATTGGTAGCTGAGGGTCAGGAACAGTGGCCAATAGCCTTTCTGATGCCATATGGCGCGACCGTTAAGACGGAGTCAAAAACAGAGCCGCGATAA
- a CDS encoding alpha/beta hydrolase family protein, with product MRLVGKNLLIAIAAAIPMTAVTMYGQATSDTLKSLLEQPVQTTDVTAFQLQKYLSRRITALPSPQSASDWTDKSQSLRKHILDDIAFHGWPSEWIQSAPKFSQVGAAESRNGYRVTKFRYEIVPGFEATALLYEPEKLNGRAPAILNVIGHEPMGEAAEYEQKRCINFAKRGIIALSIGWVGFGELALKGNDHDDAAALDLVGSNALGFFYLGMRHGLDYLAALPQVDTTRLGVTGLSGGGWQTILLSALDSRVAVSVEVAGFGSLQSNLTHPIDTDEIEEDATDLNQGEDYPFLVAMRAPRPTLLIHNAEDNCCFRASIVKPYIYDQVRPFFNLSGKPDALGWYESTDPGTHNYQLVNRLHSYSFFAEHFNMPAVTDEIPSSTEVKTREELAVGIPADNLTITGLARKIAGGITRQAVPHDGDARKSWAVEQRKKLKEIIRYTPVSVENAWRVSNTRRLAMQTVSYRFDLTNELSATGIWLKANDAGEGAPATIVLNDKGYEASSEAVSTHVNHGEQVLALDLLFNGFTRPQTPDPTDWELLTASVGDRPLGLEVAQLLGIAHWMRANSSQKKVEIETDGIRSAVIASVAAAIDPDSFSVITSRHAMKSFGYLLDTPVAFRSAPDLFCLDLYKYFDIDSIAAIADSTIIKNVASVQ from the coding sequence ATGAGGTTAGTTGGAAAGAATCTTTTGATTGCTATTGCGGCTGCGATTCCGATGACTGCAGTTACCATGTACGGTCAGGCTACAAGCGACACTCTGAAGAGTTTGCTTGAGCAGCCAGTACAAACAACGGACGTCACTGCCTTTCAATTACAGAAGTATCTGAGTCGCCGAATTACTGCGCTTCCATCGCCGCAGAGCGCCAGCGATTGGACGGATAAGTCACAGAGCTTGCGTAAACACATTCTGGATGACATTGCGTTTCACGGATGGCCAAGCGAATGGATTCAATCCGCCCCGAAGTTCTCGCAGGTTGGAGCTGCAGAATCGCGGAACGGTTATCGTGTGACGAAGTTTCGCTATGAGATCGTGCCGGGCTTCGAAGCAACGGCGCTATTGTATGAACCGGAAAAGTTGAATGGGCGTGCGCCGGCGATCCTTAACGTGATTGGACACGAGCCCATGGGGGAGGCGGCGGAGTATGAACAGAAACGATGCATCAACTTTGCCAAGCGGGGGATCATCGCGCTTAGTATCGGATGGGTTGGCTTTGGTGAACTGGCTTTGAAAGGGAACGATCATGATGATGCCGCAGCGCTTGACCTTGTAGGTTCGAATGCTCTGGGTTTCTTTTACCTCGGGATGCGACATGGCCTCGACTATTTGGCGGCATTGCCTCAGGTTGATACGACCCGGTTGGGAGTGACGGGCTTGAGTGGGGGGGGGTGGCAAACCATCCTCTTGAGCGCTCTGGACAGCCGCGTCGCAGTGAGTGTCGAGGTAGCTGGATTTGGATCGCTTCAATCCAATCTAACGCACCCAATCGATACGGATGAAATTGAAGAGGACGCCACAGACTTAAATCAGGGAGAGGACTATCCCTTCCTGGTTGCCATGCGCGCGCCAAGACCCACGCTGCTCATCCACAACGCCGAAGATAATTGCTGCTTTCGAGCCTCCATAGTTAAGCCTTATATCTACGATCAGGTGCGGCCATTCTTTAATCTCTCCGGCAAACCTGATGCCCTGGGCTGGTACGAGAGTACTGATCCTGGTACGCACAACTATCAATTGGTGAATCGTCTCCATTCCTACAGCTTCTTTGCGGAACACTTCAACATGCCTGCAGTTACCGACGAGATTCCTAGTTCTACTGAGGTCAAAACCCGAGAGGAACTGGCGGTCGGCATTCCTGCGGACAATTTAACTATTACCGGTTTAGCCAGGAAGATTGCAGGAGGAATCACCAGGCAGGCTGTCCCGCACGATGGCGATGCTCGTAAGTCATGGGCGGTCGAACAACGAAAGAAGCTCAAGGAAATCATTCGCTATACGCCAGTCTCAGTGGAAAATGCATGGAGAGTGAGCAACACCAGGCGCTTGGCAATGCAAACGGTGTCTTATCGTTTTGATCTCACAAATGAATTGAGTGCCACAGGCATCTGGCTGAAGGCCAACGACGCGGGTGAAGGTGCTCCAGCGACGATCGTCTTGAACGACAAGGGCTATGAAGCGTCGAGCGAGGCGGTATCAACGCACGTAAATCACGGTGAGCAAGTGCTGGCTCTTGATCTGCTCTTTAACGGATTCACTCGTCCTCAAACTCCAGATCCGACAGACTGGGAACTGTTGACTGCGAGCGTCGGTGATCGCCCACTTGGCCTGGAGGTGGCGCAGTTGCTCGGGATCGCACATTGGATGCGCGCCAACAGTAGTCAGAAGAAAGTTGAGATTGAGACAGACGGCATTCGCTCGGCTGTTATCGCTTCAGTGGCTGCGGCCATCGATCCCGATTCCTTCTCTGTGATCACAAGCCGTCATGCAATGAAGAGCTTTGGCTATCTGCTTGACACGCCTGTCGCTTTTCGCTCTGCGCCCGATCTCTTTTGTCTCGATCTCTATAAGTACTTCGACATCGATTCAATTGCCGCGATTGCGGATTCAACGATTATCAAGAACGTAGCATCGGTGCAGTAG
- a CDS encoding Gfo/Idh/MocA family protein, with the protein MLEKIQEGIDRRTFVKQAGGVMLAAGMSAKSYARVLGANDRIRLGQLGCGGRSEGHVHMAELASKRVRVETVAVCDLWSLAREHRAAQVKRAFNLEPQSFKYSEDMLALKDIDGVMIATGDFQHAKLCAEVVKAGKDCYVEKPFANVLSEAIETRNIVRQSKQMVQMGTQHRSQPYPLAVRDIIRSGRIGDIVHIEQEWNVNEERWRFTPMDTGRSKEMLMDINMKWKQWLYGRNSQLKEEDTDWKRWLLGKPDRPFDPHVYLEFRLYKDYSSGIFDQWLSHGSDLVHLWTDQAYPESVVANGGIFTWKDGRENPDTCVTAIVYPKGFLYTYKTIFGNSYRSFSRIHGREGTIENYGGEGASLFSVTREGGKHELDPTDSGPVYNKLPITGPSNDGEEIVQVPGAPEPSSTGPDDDDVDHLVNWLKSMQTRNQPNATVEHGFSHSLVCIMATQSYWSGKKLYWDPHNEQIVDHPV; encoded by the coding sequence ATGCTCGAAAAAATACAGGAAGGAATTGACCGTCGCACATTCGTGAAACAGGCGGGAGGAGTGATGCTCGCCGCAGGCATGAGTGCTAAATCCTACGCCCGTGTCCTCGGAGCGAATGATCGTATTCGGCTTGGTCAACTCGGCTGCGGCGGCCGAAGTGAAGGACACGTGCACATGGCTGAACTTGCCTCCAAGCGTGTGCGCGTGGAAACGGTAGCAGTTTGCGATCTGTGGAGCCTGGCACGGGAGCACCGGGCTGCACAGGTCAAGCGAGCATTCAACCTGGAGCCGCAGAGCTTTAAGTACTCCGAAGATATGTTGGCGCTGAAGGATATTGACGGCGTCATGATCGCTACCGGCGACTTTCAGCACGCCAAGTTGTGTGCGGAGGTAGTAAAGGCGGGGAAGGATTGCTATGTCGAGAAGCCGTTTGCCAATGTGCTCTCCGAGGCCATTGAGACGCGCAACATCGTCAGGCAATCCAAGCAGATGGTGCAGATGGGCACGCAACACCGCAGCCAGCCATATCCGTTGGCGGTAAGAGACATCATTCGTTCCGGACGAATCGGTGACATTGTTCATATTGAGCAGGAATGGAATGTGAACGAAGAACGCTGGAGATTTACACCGATGGACACGGGCAGGAGCAAAGAAATGCTCATGGACATCAACATGAAGTGGAAACAATGGCTCTATGGCCGCAATTCGCAGCTTAAAGAAGAAGACACGGACTGGAAGCGATGGTTACTCGGCAAACCAGATCGTCCGTTTGATCCGCATGTATATCTTGAGTTCAGACTTTATAAAGATTATTCGTCAGGTATTTTCGATCAGTGGCTTAGCCACGGCAGTGACTTAGTACATCTCTGGACAGACCAGGCGTATCCAGAGAGCGTGGTAGCTAACGGCGGGATCTTTACCTGGAAAGATGGCCGGGAAAATCCTGATACCTGCGTGACGGCCATCGTATATCCGAAAGGCTTTCTGTATACCTATAAGACGATTTTTGGAAATAGCTATCGGAGCTTTTCAAGAATTCACGGGCGGGAAGGCACCATAGAGAATTATGGCGGTGAAGGAGCGTCTCTCTTTTCGGTAACGCGCGAGGGAGGGAAGCATGAATTGGATCCCACTGACTCAGGACCGGTCTACAATAAACTTCCCATCACGGGACCATCGAACGACGGTGAGGAAATTGTACAGGTCCCCGGGGCGCCGGAACCTAGCTCCACGGGTCCGGATGATGACGATGTGGATCATCTGGTGAACTGGCTTAAATCGATGCAGACACGCAACCAGCCGAACGCCACGGTTGAGCATGGATTTTCACATTCGCTTGTATGCATCATGGCGACACAGTCCTACTGGAGCGGCAAGAAGTTGTATTGGGATCCGCACAACGAGCAAATAGTAGATCATCCAGTCTGA
- a CDS encoding 6-phosphogluconolactonase → MKSLNQDVVCFTAGKIKLEVHPTRKSAGEAAAQAVAEEMRRSAQPGKEIGVIFATGASQFDTLEALTSIPGLPWDKVVGFHMDEYVKLDENHRASFRLYLREKLTQRVAMREFFEMNGNAEDIDAFGREYMRQLNLANPQICLLGIGENGHLAFNDPHEADFNDPQAIKVVNLDSACKQQQVSEGWFASLEEVPNQALTLTIPTLLRVPKLIVSVPGSRKAQAVRRTLEEPISTSCPSTQLRNHPDVTIYLDVDSAAELKDLY, encoded by the coding sequence ATGAAGTCGCTAAATCAAGATGTCGTATGTTTCACCGCGGGCAAGATCAAACTTGAAGTACATCCCACCAGAAAGAGCGCTGGAGAAGCAGCCGCTCAGGCGGTTGCTGAAGAAATGCGCCGTTCCGCCCAACCAGGCAAGGAGATCGGAGTGATCTTCGCCACGGGCGCCTCACAATTCGACACACTCGAAGCTTTGACCTCGATTCCCGGGTTGCCGTGGGATAAGGTGGTTGGGTTTCACATGGATGAGTATGTCAAACTCGACGAAAACCATCGCGCATCTTTTCGCCTTTACCTGCGAGAGAAACTGACGCAGCGGGTTGCCATGCGCGAGTTCTTCGAGATGAATGGGAATGCTGAAGATATCGATGCATTTGGCCGCGAATACATGCGACAGCTCAATCTCGCCAACCCGCAGATATGTCTTCTCGGCATAGGAGAAAACGGACACCTCGCATTTAACGATCCCCACGAGGCTGATTTCAACGACCCTCAGGCGATTAAGGTAGTTAATCTTGATAGTGCATGCAAGCAGCAACAGGTATCAGAGGGTTGGTTTGCAAGCCTGGAAGAAGTGCCGAATCAGGCATTGACTCTCACCATCCCAACCTTGCTCCGTGTGCCGAAATTGATTGTCTCGGTCCCTGGAAGTCGCAAGGCTCAGGCAGTTCGCCGTACTCTGGAAGAACCAATCTCGACGAGTTGCCCATCCACCCAGTTGCGCAACCATCCTGACGTGACGATCTATCTGGATGTGGATTCCGCGGCTGAATTGAAAGACCTTTACTAG